From a region of the Fibrobacter sp. UWB16 genome:
- the aroA gene encoding 3-phosphoshikimate 1-carboxyvinyltransferase: protein MNDSQFRPSFKQLDAYHSFNGSIRVPGSKSITNRVLLISAIANGTTRLHNLLRSDDTRYMGEALKRLGVKVDFSDDYTDAVVEGHGKPFDAGNFPVELYLGNAGTAMRSLTAALSLGWGKFILRGEERMGERPIRDLVDALSTLGADIKYLESEGYPPVRIKADGLKGGDVSVRGNISSQYLTALLICAPYCKTPLHIHVEGKLISAPYIELTLDVMKCFGVNVRHDDLTDFYVPQGVYQSPGDYYVESDASSATYPLAAAAISGGEVKVLGISEDSIQGDIAFIDVLKRMGVDVTPSVEPGGEKCIICKGPKDRRLRSLGDFSAVEIPDAAMTLAVLALFADAPTTIRGIGSWRVKETDRIAAMVAELRKVGATVSSDMDSITIEPPKELLPATIETYNDHRMAMCFSLVSLGGVPIKILDPACVNKTYPHFFEDFGRLAQ from the coding sequence ATGAACGACTCTCAATTTCGCCCTAGTTTTAAACAGCTTGACGCTTATCATTCATTTAATGGTTCTATCCGTGTTCCGGGGTCCAAAAGCATTACCAATCGTGTGCTTTTGATTTCGGCCATTGCTAACGGGACAACTCGCTTGCACAACCTGCTGCGTAGCGACGATACCCGCTATATGGGCGAGGCTTTAAAACGTCTTGGCGTGAAGGTTGATTTTTCGGACGATTATACGGATGCTGTTGTTGAAGGTCATGGCAAGCCGTTTGATGCAGGCAATTTCCCGGTTGAGCTTTATCTCGGGAACGCCGGTACGGCGATGCGCTCCTTGACGGCCGCTCTTTCGCTTGGCTGGGGCAAGTTCATCTTGCGCGGTGAAGAACGCATGGGCGAACGTCCGATTCGCGACTTGGTCGATGCGCTCAGTACGCTTGGTGCCGACATCAAGTATCTGGAATCCGAAGGCTACCCGCCGGTCCGCATCAAGGCCGATGGTCTCAAGGGTGGCGATGTGAGTGTTCGAGGTAACATTTCGAGCCAGTACCTCACGGCCCTTTTGATTTGCGCTCCGTACTGCAAGACCCCGCTCCACATTCATGTGGAAGGCAAGCTGATTTCTGCACCGTACATCGAACTCACGCTCGACGTGATGAAGTGCTTTGGCGTGAATGTGCGCCACGATGACCTGACGGACTTCTACGTGCCGCAGGGTGTTTACCAGAGCCCCGGTGACTACTATGTAGAGAGCGATGCTAGCTCTGCCACTTATCCCCTTGCCGCTGCCGCTATTTCTGGCGGTGAAGTGAAGGTCTTGGGAATCAGTGAAGATAGCATCCAGGGCGATATTGCCTTTATCGATGTCCTGAAGCGCATGGGTGTTGATGTTACTCCGAGCGTGGAACCTGGTGGCGAAAAGTGCATTATCTGCAAGGGACCTAAAGACCGCCGTTTGCGTAGCCTTGGCGATTTTAGCGCTGTCGAAATTCCGGATGCCGCCATGACGCTTGCCGTGCTTGCTCTGTTTGCGGATGCTCCGACGACGATTCGCGGCATTGGCAGCTGGCGCGTTAAAGAAACTGACCGCATTGCAGCCATGGTTGCTGAACTTCGCAAGGTTGGTGCGACCGTTTCCTCTGACATGGATTCGATTACAATTGAACCGCCGAAGGAATTGCTGCCGGCGACGATTGAAACTTACAATGACCACCGCATGGCGATGTGCTTTAGCCTTGTCTCGCTCGGTGGCGTGCCCATCAAGATTCTCGACCCTGCGTGTGTGAACAAGACTTATCCCCATTTCTTTGAAGACTTCGGAAGACTCGCCCAATGA
- a CDS encoding extracellular solute-binding protein: MMNLAQKIVASSFARLAFCACLVFGAFATEAMASDTLSIWVMDNGLGSKNAMKRLVKKFYRETGIPVKLTSLSWGEAFRKITFTFADSNDVAPDVIQLGSTWVPHFAAAGAIRPIDSLISKIDTSRFLGEGLRSTHISGKPETYAVPWFIDVRGFFVNERIWQQLGFDDSDFESYAHVLGVLKTIASSDLKTEAGVKVTPFALPGKDDWTGQQCMAPFVWSHGGDFVVPSGKGYRSALLDSNTLVGLALYAKIMGDAQMAPHSLFENSSENAEGFVRSERVIHYGTSELIKQLEFPEQAGGLANSAIAKDGIKVMDLPAGSHGKFSFMGGSHLALGNKKDTSKYALAEQLLAYMLRADNIDAFSRQVGFLPADRSILHIWNRDSRYSKIVAELEHSRSFPNIPEWGEVEKVLIDLSNNMGALFVNTKHQKKRSAALAQMVYEANSKINEILNHSDSLNGSERMHWAQHIFLQDYNEIYPKSAAEIIGRSELPLVDEIKDKIGSCRYLLISVGAGFLALCIVLTCFRRKKKK, translated from the coding sequence ATGATGAATCTAGCCCAAAAGATAGTTGCCTCAAGTTTTGCACGGCTTGCGTTCTGCGCTTGCCTTGTGTTTGGCGCCTTTGCTACAGAAGCCATGGCTTCGGACACGCTTTCTATTTGGGTTATGGACAACGGCCTTGGGTCAAAGAATGCCATGAAGCGTCTTGTGAAGAAGTTCTATCGCGAGACGGGAATTCCTGTAAAGTTGACCTCATTGAGCTGGGGAGAAGCTTTCAGAAAAATTACGTTCACGTTTGCGGATTCGAACGATGTCGCTCCTGACGTGATTCAGCTTGGTTCCACGTGGGTTCCGCATTTTGCAGCGGCAGGCGCGATTCGCCCCATTGATAGTTTGATTTCGAAAATCGATACATCGCGATTCTTGGGTGAAGGCCTCCGCAGTACGCATATTTCGGGAAAGCCCGAGACGTATGCGGTGCCTTGGTTTATCGATGTCCGCGGCTTTTTTGTGAACGAGCGCATTTGGCAGCAGCTTGGTTTTGACGATTCTGATTTTGAATCGTATGCGCATGTGCTTGGCGTCTTGAAGACGATTGCAAGTTCTGACTTGAAGACGGAAGCTGGTGTCAAGGTGACTCCTTTTGCGCTCCCCGGTAAAGACGACTGGACCGGCCAGCAGTGCATGGCGCCGTTTGTCTGGAGCCATGGTGGCGATTTTGTCGTGCCGTCTGGCAAGGGATATCGCAGTGCGCTCTTGGATTCGAATACGCTTGTTGGCCTTGCGCTTTATGCAAAGATTATGGGCGATGCGCAGATGGCACCTCATAGCTTGTTTGAAAATTCATCTGAAAATGCCGAAGGTTTTGTTCGTTCGGAACGCGTAATCCACTATGGAACTTCTGAACTGATCAAGCAGTTGGAATTCCCGGAACAGGCAGGTGGCCTTGCCAATTCGGCCATCGCAAAAGACGGCATCAAGGTGATGGATCTCCCGGCTGGTTCGCACGGAAAATTCTCGTTCATGGGCGGTAGCCATTTGGCTCTTGGCAATAAGAAGGATACGTCCAAGTATGCGCTTGCCGAACAGTTGCTTGCCTACATGCTCCGCGCCGACAATATCGATGCGTTCTCTCGTCAGGTTGGGTTCTTGCCTGCAGACCGTAGCATTCTCCACATCTGGAACCGCGATTCCCGTTATTCCAAGATTGTTGCTGAACTCGAACACAGCCGTAGCTTCCCGAATATCCCGGAATGGGGCGAAGTTGAAAAAGTCCTGATCGACCTTTCGAATAACATGGGCGCTTTGTTTGTAAATACGAAGCATCAGAAAAAACGTAGTGCCGCCCTTGCCCAGATGGTTTACGAGGCCAATTCCAAGATTAATGAAATCCTGAACCATTCGGATTCCTTGAACGGTTCCGAAAGAATGCACTGGGCACAGCACATCTTTTTACAGGACTATAATGAAATTTATCCCAAAAGTGCAGCGGAGATTATTGGCCGCAGTGAATTGCCGCTAGTGGATGAAATTAAGGATAAAATCGGCTCTTGCCGGTATTTGCTGATTTCTGTCGGTGCTGGATTTTTGGCGCTTTGCATTGTTTTGACTTGCTTTAGAAGAAAAAAGAAGAAGTGA
- the dacB gene encoding D-alanyl-D-alanine carboxypeptidase/D-alanyl-D-alanine-endopeptidase yields the protein MNKLFKVTSRLLPFLVAPLFAHVNVASYKSYVDSLLPGTTFGMSLRSVKMGREIGNVKGNEFFTPASTLKTLTTAAAIHFLPLDYEPKTDVTVLGDIQKSTLLGSIRIRGEGDPNISARYYDDPFYILNAMADSIQAMGIDTIVGRIDLDTSYYTGPWKAENWRRNYYDSWYGAEIGPLGFNDNCVTIRFWPGYFRGDTAVVSIEPDVNYVKVVNNLKTVKGLKKKWVYAIDPDKSIITLGGTIGEDVDSASMVLPIRNPIGYFRAAFMYALKNRGIVFKEDNPKDDTELKTFSFSAAPLLSILDEINQRSQNFHAETLLRNLGAQIIGEGSVEGGREAERKFLKEMGLKAADFEVFDGSGLSPENKVKPSTVTRLLAKMARHPNGQYYINSFASPGVGSGAKRMVNLEAPWLTRFKTGYIAEVHGLVGYIYTVDGDTLTAAMYLNGTNTNPDCKSKDVLDTLWMRLISYTNNNYKSLLQMKTLWLDAQGVSGLNKRLDYFSKILIGTPYKLGPMGEGHLDPVEDKPLIYLDSVDCVTYLEHVVALAMAKSEKSLYRQLQRLRYKGGKVSFLNRKHYLLDDWVGEGKYAKVIPMEGEVSVERTMPKKEFFENHKVKFAGKEKPIQVRYVPLDKAIEVAKKTHKGAMKVLGIGIVGSSDKIDLTHTGFVIYYPGQKPVLRHASSQKKQVVEVPLAEYLQTRKVPGVTFFKFIQH from the coding sequence ATGAATAAGTTGTTTAAAGTTACGTCCCGTCTGCTGCCGTTTCTTGTAGCACCGCTTTTTGCCCATGTCAATGTAGCCTCGTATAAAAGCTACGTGGATTCGCTTTTGCCAGGGACGACGTTTGGGATGTCTCTTCGCTCTGTCAAGATGGGGCGAGAAATCGGGAACGTGAAAGGCAATGAGTTCTTCACTCCGGCAAGTACGCTCAAGACTTTGACAACGGCAGCCGCTATTCATTTTTTGCCGCTTGATTATGAACCGAAAACGGATGTTACGGTGCTTGGCGATATCCAGAAGAGTACGCTCTTGGGCTCTATCCGCATCCGTGGTGAAGGCGACCCGAATATTTCTGCAAGGTACTACGACGATCCATTCTACATTCTGAATGCAATGGCGGATTCCATCCAGGCGATGGGCATTGATACCATTGTTGGGCGGATTGATTTGGACACGAGCTATTACACGGGTCCGTGGAAAGCGGAAAACTGGCGCCGCAATTATTACGATTCCTGGTATGGTGCAGAAATTGGCCCACTTGGCTTTAACGACAATTGCGTGACGATTCGCTTTTGGCCGGGGTACTTCCGCGGCGATACGGCCGTGGTCTCGATTGAACCGGATGTAAATTACGTCAAGGTCGTGAACAACTTAAAGACGGTCAAAGGCCTCAAGAAAAAATGGGTGTATGCGATTGACCCCGATAAGTCCATCATTACACTTGGTGGGACGATTGGCGAGGATGTCGATTCTGCAAGTATGGTGCTCCCGATCCGAAACCCGATTGGGTATTTTAGGGCGGCATTCATGTATGCGCTCAAGAACCGTGGTATCGTCTTCAAAGAAGATAATCCTAAAGATGATACCGAGCTTAAAACCTTCTCGTTCTCGGCAGCTCCGCTCCTGAGCATTCTCGATGAAATCAATCAGCGCAGCCAGAATTTCCATGCCGAAACGCTGTTGCGCAATCTCGGTGCGCAGATTATAGGCGAGGGCAGTGTTGAAGGTGGCCGTGAGGCAGAACGCAAGTTCCTTAAGGAAATGGGACTGAAAGCGGCCGATTTTGAAGTTTTCGATGGCAGCGGTCTTTCTCCGGAAAACAAGGTGAAACCCTCGACGGTTACGAGATTGCTTGCTAAGATGGCTCGCCATCCGAATGGTCAGTACTATATCAACAGTTTTGCAAGTCCAGGCGTGGGCTCGGGCGCAAAGCGCATGGTGAATCTGGAAGCCCCGTGGCTTACCCGTTTTAAGACGGGCTACATTGCCGAAGTCCATGGCTTGGTGGGCTACATCTATACGGTCGATGGCGATACGCTTACGGCGGCGATGTATTTGAACGGAACCAACACCAATCCGGATTGCAAGAGCAAGGATGTTCTTGATACGCTTTGGATGCGCCTTATCAGCTACACCAACAATAATTACAAGTCGCTTTTGCAAATGAAGACCTTGTGGCTCGATGCACAAGGTGTTAGCGGACTCAACAAGCGCTTGGATTACTTCTCTAAAATCCTGATTGGGACTCCGTATAAACTTGGACCGATGGGCGAAGGCCACTTGGACCCGGTTGAAGATAAACCATTAATTTATCTAGACTCCGTGGATTGCGTGACGTACCTGGAACATGTCGTTGCGCTTGCGATGGCGAAAAGCGAAAAGTCTTTGTACAGACAACTCCAGCGCCTTCGTTACAAGGGCGGCAAGGTGAGTTTCCTCAATCGTAAGCATTACCTGCTCGATGACTGGGTGGGTGAGGGCAAGTATGCAAAGGTCATTCCGATGGAAGGCGAAGTTTCTGTTGAACGCACTATGCCCAAGAAAGAGTTCTTTGAAAATCACAAGGTGAAATTTGCGGGCAAGGAAAAGCCTATTCAGGTTCGTTATGTGCCGTTGGACAAGGCTATTGAAGTGGCTAAGAAAACTCACAAGGGCGCAATGAAGGTTCTCGGTATCGGTATCGTCGGATCCTCCGATAAAATCGACCTTACGCACACGGGATTTGTAATTTATTATCCGGGTCAAAAGCCGGTGCTGCGCCATGCTTCATCGCAAAAGAAACAGGTTGTCGAAGTCCCGCTCGCCGAATACTTGCAGACCCGCAAAGTCCCCGGCGTTACCTTCTTCAAGTTTATACAGCATTAG